The Neodiprion lecontei isolate iyNeoLeco1 chromosome 6, iyNeoLeco1.1, whole genome shotgun sequence sequence ACTGAAAAACGTTTGGGAGCACAAAAAATCGCTAATATCAGATATAGATAGATTAGCATTGGTTGATGGATATCAGGATTGGCGGGAAAAAGAAGCCAAAGACCTATCTGACCTTGTACAACGGAGGTTTAGGTAAGTATTCATGAAGTATCATCATGCATGATGTCGAAAATTCCTATCGAGCTGACTAATTATCAAAACAATTCCATCAGTTAGCTGTACATTGTTCAACATATACCAGGTGccatgttattattattctttttaaggTATCTACAAAATCCTAGTGACTGTGACAGAGCGCAAAAATTGGTATGCAGCTTGAACAAAGGATGCGGCTTTGGTTGTCAGGTAAGAATTGGGACTAGTTTGAGCAACTAATTTTTACAGTACTATAATAATTGTGAAGATTTTTGAACGTTGTGGTTTTGGATAAGTGGAATCTTGTATTTTGTAGATAAAGTTCTGAGAAATCACGATGCTGAAAAGTTCATAAGTGTTTAAGTATTCGTGAAATGTTCACAGGTCCATCACGCTGCCTACTGTTTTTTAGTGGCATATGGTACAGAAAGAACTTTAATTCTTAAGTCCAGAGGCTGGAGATATCATAAGGATGGATGGGAGGCGGTTTTCAAACCTGTCAGCGATACATGTCTGTCACCTACAGGTGGATCTCATGCTAACTGGCCCGGCGATGCAACAAAACAAGTTGTTTCATTACCAATTGTTGACAACGTGTATCCAAAGCCTGTATACCAGCCACCAGGTGTGCCAGCAGATATAGCACCTAGATTGGAGAAACTGCACGGTCATCCCATTGTATGGTGGGTTGGCCAGGTCTTGAAATACTTGTTGAGGCCGCAAGAAAATCTTGAAAGAGTATTAGAGTATTCTAAGGAGAAGATGGGCTTCAAATCGCCGATTGTTGGGATTCACGTTCGTAGAACGGATAAAGTTGGTACAGAAGCTGCCTACCATGATATAGATGAATATATGTTAAAAGTAAACGAATATTTCGACCAGCATGACATAAAGCTTGAAGACAGGCGAGTGTTTTTAGCCAGCGATGATCCGAAAGTAATAGTAACTGCGAAAGAAAGGTACCCTACCTATCAGATAATCGGCGATCCAGAAATAGCTAAAACTGCATCAGTATCTAGACGATACTCAGATTCGTCTTTGCAGGGTATAATAGTTGATATACATTTGTTATCGTTGTGCGATTATTTGGTGTGTACATTTAGCTCGCAGGTATGCAGAGTTGCTTATGAAATTATGCAATCGTCTCATCCAGATGCTTATAATCGGTTCGCCTCGTTAgacgatatttattattatggAGGGCAGAATCCACACCCGCACATAGCCAGGCTGGACCATACCCCGCGAAAGAGCAGCGAattagaattaaaaattaatgatcCAATAGAGGTCTTTGGTAACCACTGGAATGGTTACTCCAAGGGACGTAATGTACGGATAAACACGGTTGGTCTATATCCAAGTTTTAAAGTTAGGAACCCCATAGAGGTTGTTGATTTTCCTAAGTATCCAGAAGTCCCAATCGAAGCGAACAACGAGCAATGAAAAGTTTCTCGGACTGAAGGTGAGACGAGATATTGGGACATGAATATGACGGATATTCTCAAGTTAGTATCCAAGACAGAAAAATAGGACTGTGTAAATTCGTGAAAACAAAGCgagtttaataaatttaaaaatattatgtacacTTTCTTTTTGAGAAACCAACTGTGCAAATTCTTGAAAACAAagcgtgtataataaattaaacaaCATTATTAAACACACtttgttattgaaattttgtacagtGCTTGTcttataattat is a genomic window containing:
- the LOC107223417 gene encoding alpha-(1,6)-fucosyltransferase isoform X1 — protein: MVVLWSGRPGWLGKLGVLLLISWLLVLILSVSYIFKNSPSSSYSDSPTDRDHAQRLAQIVSDFDVLKKQNEALKNIILGEGSKHMQGDHLGTLQERLDKASIYYDLFEHNGRQKPPRNGEPSLEYEQLRRRIRDGVQEMWYYVNSELKNIKKNNYDFTPEQRDKDIQDSLKNVWEHKKSLISDIDRLALVDGYQDWREKEAKDLSDLVQRRFRYLQNPSDCDRAQKLVCSLNKGCGFGCQVHHAAYCFLVAYGTERTLILKSRGWRYHKDGWEAVFKPVSDTCLSPTGGSHANWPGDATKQVVSLPIVDNVYPKPVYQPPGVPADIAPRLEKLHGHPIVWWVGQVLKYLLRPQENLERVLEYSKEKMGFKSPIVGIHVRRTDKVGTEAAYHDIDEYMLKVNEYFDQHDIKLEDRRVFLASDDPKVIVTAKERYPTYQIIGDPEIAKTASVSRRYSDSSLQGIIVDIHLLSLCDYLVCTFSSQVCRVAYEIMQSSHPDAYNRFASLDDIYYYGGQNPHPHIARLDHTPRKSSELELKINDPIEVFGNHWNGYSKGRNVRINTVGLYPSFKVRNPIEVVDFPKYPEVPIEANNEQ
- the LOC107223417 gene encoding alpha-(1,6)-fucosyltransferase isoform X2; its protein translation is MQGDHLGTLQERLDKASIYYDLFEHNGRQKPPRNGEPSLEYEQLRRRIRDGVQEMWYYVNSELKNIKKNNYDFTPEQRDKDIQDSLKNVWEHKKSLISDIDRLALVDGYQDWREKEAKDLSDLVQRRFRYLQNPSDCDRAQKLVCSLNKGCGFGCQVHHAAYCFLVAYGTERTLILKSRGWRYHKDGWEAVFKPVSDTCLSPTGGSHANWPGDATKQVVSLPIVDNVYPKPVYQPPGVPADIAPRLEKLHGHPIVWWVGQVLKYLLRPQENLERVLEYSKEKMGFKSPIVGIHVRRTDKVGTEAAYHDIDEYMLKVNEYFDQHDIKLEDRRVFLASDDPKVIVTAKERYPTYQIIGDPEIAKTASVSRRYSDSSLQGIIVDIHLLSLCDYLVCTFSSQVCRVAYEIMQSSHPDAYNRFASLDDIYYYGGQNPHPHIARLDHTPRKSSELELKINDPIEVFGNHWNGYSKGRNVRINTVGLYPSFKVRNPIEVVDFPKYPEVPIEANNEQ